The nucleotide window TTGCGCTGCACTGTTTCCCGGAGCTTGAGAAGGGAATCATCGCGCATAAGAGCGGCGTTATGACGGCGTCGTCGGACCGCTTCACAGTGGTAGTAAAGGGCAAGGGCGGCCACGCATCGAGGCCGCACCAGAGTGTTGACGCAATCCTTGTAGCCTCGATGGTCGTAAACGCGCTCCACCACATAGTCAGCCGGAGGATGGACCCGCTGCACCACGCCGTCATATCTATTGGCATAATACGCGGTGGAAGTGCTGCAAACGTCATTGCCGACAGGGTGGAGTTGAAGGGCACGGTAAGAACGCTCGATGCCGCGCTAAGAAAGGAAATGCCGACCTATATAGAAGACACGATACGCGGCATAACCATGGGCGCCGGGGCCACCTATGAGCTTGATTACGGTTTTGGCAGCGGCTCTGTTGTGAACGACTATACCGTTGATTCGCTCGTAAAGGCCGCTGCAACGGACGTTGTCGGGCCGCATAACGTAATCCTCATGCCAGCTCCCGTGATGGGCTCGGAGGACTTCTCCTGCTTTACCGAAAAAATACCGGGCTCTCTTTTCAGGCTCGGCACCTCCAACAAGGCAAAGGGCATAGCCGCATCGCTCCATTCGTCGTCATTCGACATAGACGAGGACTCACTCGAAATCGGCGTCAGCACGATGGCGTGGATTGCGGCGCGCTACATCGAAGGGTAAGGGGCAGCCGCATGCCGTCCGATACAGTCATAGTGTTCATGACCGTGCCAGAT belongs to Deltaproteobacteria bacterium and includes:
- a CDS encoding amidohydrolase, producing MLAEIKKISAGIKDRVITFRREIHKNPELSGAENKTAAFVAGVLEGAGLEVRTNVGGHGVVGVLRGGMNKGQGKVIALRADMDALPIQEVNTCGYASVVPGVMHACGHDAHTSILMGAAITLSKLKPTMKGDVVFIFQPSEETTEGGASEMIKEGALSNPVPTAIVALHCFPELEKGIIAHKSGVMTASSDRFTVVVKGKGGHASRPHQSVDAILVASMVVNALHHIVSRRMDPLHHAVISIGIIRGGSAANVIADRVELKGTVRTLDAALRKEMPTYIEDTIRGITMGAGATYELDYGFGSGSVVNDYTVDSLVKAAATDVVGPHNVILMPAPVMGSEDFSCFTEKIPGSLFRLGTSNKAKGIAASLHSSSFDIDEDSLEIGVSTMAWIAARYIEG